The following coding sequences are from one Reyranella humidisoli window:
- a CDS encoding amidase: MELWQYDATDLARLIRTGQASAREAVDSVLARLHKVNPAINAVVRVLESEARAEAETADAARARGHALPPLHGVPVTTKINVDQAGLPTDNGVIPLKDLIAQEDSPVVANLKHAGAIIVGRTNAPAFSMRIFSDNALHGRTLNPRDPSVTPGGSSGGAGAATATGIGAIAHGNDIGGSVRIPAYCNGVVGLRTGFARIPSFNPTGAASGRPIGAILMATQGPHTRTVRDARLALEVMARGDRRDWRWNDVPMRGAPPARPIRVAIVPEVPGGKSHPAQVAAVRLAGKHLRGAGYVVEEILPPDIERCVELWHQICVTDVFGGLWPMMQKMGDPDGIAAMQAWLAIHKPVDLATYIGALTEREALLFKWMTFMQQWPLVIFPTLCDLPPKQVADITPDGQRGVLESMRSALVAPLFGLPGLAVPVGSHGKLRTGVQIMAMRNREDLCLDAGEVIEAAEGIVTPIDPAGA; encoded by the coding sequence ATGGAGCTTTGGCAGTACGACGCGACCGACCTGGCGCGCCTGATCCGCACCGGGCAGGCCTCGGCGCGGGAAGCGGTCGATTCCGTCCTCGCCCGCCTGCACAAGGTCAATCCCGCGATCAACGCCGTCGTGCGCGTGCTGGAGAGCGAAGCCCGCGCCGAGGCTGAGACAGCCGACGCCGCGCGCGCGCGCGGCCACGCCCTGCCGCCGCTGCACGGCGTTCCCGTCACAACCAAGATCAACGTCGACCAGGCCGGCCTGCCAACCGACAACGGCGTCATTCCGCTGAAGGACCTGATCGCGCAGGAAGACAGTCCCGTCGTCGCCAACCTGAAGCATGCCGGCGCGATCATCGTGGGCCGTACCAATGCGCCCGCCTTCTCGATGCGCATCTTCTCCGACAATGCCCTGCACGGCCGCACGCTCAATCCGCGCGATCCCAGTGTGACGCCCGGTGGCTCGAGCGGCGGCGCGGGGGCCGCAACGGCAACCGGCATCGGCGCGATCGCCCACGGCAACGATATTGGCGGCTCGGTGCGCATCCCCGCTTACTGCAACGGCGTGGTCGGCCTGCGCACCGGGTTTGCCCGTATTCCCTCCTTCAATCCGACCGGGGCCGCCTCCGGCCGCCCGATCGGTGCGATCCTGATGGCGACCCAGGGCCCGCACACCCGCACCGTGCGCGATGCACGCCTGGCCCTCGAAGTCATGGCGCGGGGCGATCGGCGCGACTGGCGATGGAACGACGTGCCGATGCGCGGCGCCCCTCCGGCGCGGCCGATCAGGGTCGCGATCGTGCCGGAAGTGCCCGGCGGCAAAAGCCACCCCGCCCAGGTCGCGGCGGTGCGGCTGGCCGGCAAGCATCTCCGCGGGGCCGGCTATGTCGTGGAAGAGATCCTGCCGCCCGACATCGAGCGCTGCGTCGAGTTGTGGCACCAGATCTGCGTCACCGATGTGTTCGGAGGCCTGTGGCCGATGATGCAGAAGATGGGCGATCCGGATGGGATCGCCGCCATGCAGGCCTGGCTCGCCATCCACAAGCCGGTCGATCTCGCGACTTACATCGGCGCCCTGACGGAACGCGAGGCGCTGCTGTTCAAGTGGATGACCTTTATGCAGCAATGGCCGCTGGTCATCTTCCCGACCTTGTGCGACCTGCCGCCCAAGCAGGTGGCCGACATCACGCCGGACGGCCAGCGGGGTGTGCTGGAATCCATGCGGTCCGCCCTGGTCGCGCCGCTGTTCGGCCTGCCCGGCCTCGCCGTGCCGGTCGGAAGCCACGGCAAGCTGCGGACCGGCGTACAGATCATGGCGATGCGCAACCGCGAGGACCTCTGTCTCGACGCCGGCGAGGTGATCGAGGCGGCCGAAGGGATCGTGACGCCGATCGATCCTGCGGGCGCCTGA
- a CDS encoding VOC family protein, translating to MMRGSTTVFTVADVAASLAYYRDRVGFDVAFEYGAPTFYAGLCSGEVSLHLIAAAQAPRPPGHGAVVIFVDDVDALHADLLRRGAIILNPPEDRDYGLRDFGIADADGNMIFFGTETKQR from the coding sequence ATGATGCGCGGCAGCACCACGGTCTTCACCGTCGCGGACGTGGCGGCCAGCCTCGCCTACTATCGCGACCGCGTCGGCTTCGACGTCGCTTTCGAGTACGGCGCTCCAACCTTCTATGCCGGTCTGTGCTCGGGCGAGGTTTCCCTTCACCTGATCGCGGCCGCGCAGGCCCCGCGCCCGCCCGGCCATGGAGCCGTCGTCATCTTCGTCGACGATGTCGACGCGCTGCATGCCGATCTCCTGCGCCGGGGTGCGATCATTCTGAATCCGCCCGAGGATCGGGATTATGGACTGCGCGACTTCGGCATTGCGGATGCCGACGGCAACATGATCTTCTTCGGCACCGAAACGAAGCAGCGTTGA
- a CDS encoding LysR family transcriptional regulator, with translation MDAKDLATFEAVARLGGMGRAARELNTVQSNVTQRVRRLEDALGVSLFERSRAGARLTPAGQRLMPYATRVGALLDEAGRAARDDGAPRGTLTVGSLETTAALRLSPLLASYVRAHPGVDVVLRTGTTAEMVERVLSRDLEGAFVCGPVVHPQLVSVPSFAEELAFLTAPTESSLTSALKHPDLRLVILRAGCSYRQRLEELLARRGVVGLRRLEFGTLEAILGAVAAGLGVTLLPRTLIGPAWRGGSVRAHRLPASESRVQTVFVRRRDMLPSSALLAFQKHVTRGDAK, from the coding sequence ATGGATGCAAAGGATCTCGCCACTTTCGAAGCGGTGGCGCGTCTCGGCGGCATGGGTCGCGCCGCGCGCGAACTGAATACGGTGCAGTCGAACGTGACGCAGCGCGTACGCCGCCTCGAGGACGCGCTGGGGGTGTCCCTCTTCGAGCGCAGCCGGGCGGGCGCCCGCCTCACGCCGGCCGGCCAGCGATTGATGCCCTATGCGACACGCGTGGGCGCGCTGCTCGATGAAGCCGGCCGTGCCGCCCGCGACGATGGCGCGCCCCGCGGCACGCTGACCGTCGGCTCGCTGGAAACGACCGCGGCACTGCGGCTTTCACCCCTGCTCGCCTCCTATGTACGCGCCCACCCCGGCGTCGATGTCGTGCTGCGCACCGGCACGACGGCCGAGATGGTGGAACGCGTTCTGAGCCGCGACCTCGAAGGCGCGTTCGTCTGCGGGCCCGTCGTCCATCCGCAACTCGTCTCCGTGCCCTCCTTCGCCGAGGAACTCGCGTTCCTGACCGCCCCGACAGAATCGTCCCTGACATCGGCGCTGAAACATCCGGACCTGCGCCTCGTCATCCTACGGGCGGGCTGCTCCTACCGGCAGCGTCTGGAGGAGCTGCTGGCGCGGCGCGGCGTGGTCGGCCTGCGCCGCCTGGAATTCGGCACGCTGGAGGCCATCCTGGGTGCCGTGGCGGCCGGGCTCGGCGTGACTCTGCTGCCGCGCACCCTGATCGGCCCCGCATGGCGCGGCGGATCCGTGCGGGCACATCGCCTGCCCGCATCGGAATCGCGTGTGCAGACGGTCTTCGTCCGCCGCCGCGACATGCTTCCCTCCAGCGCCCTGCTGGCCTTCCAGAAGCACGTTACCAGGGGAGACGCCAAATGA
- a CDS encoding NAD(P)H-dependent flavin oxidoreductase, whose amino-acid sequence MNWQDRRLLDLFGIEHPILQAPMAGVTSPQMAVAASEAGALGSIAGAMLTLDGLRQEFQMVKQGTAKPFNVNFFVHKPPTVDAARDAAWRRKLAGYYEELGVAPGTKGPSRAAFDAAACDLVLEFMPKVASFHFGLPGKTLMQRLKAAGIVVIASATTAEEARWLEGEGTDAVIAQGAEAGGHRGMFLDDDIARQAGTMALVPQVVDAVKVPVIAAGGIGDGRGIAAALALGAAGAQIGTAFMLSPEARTGALHRAALKKAGDNSTVLTNVFTGRPARGIVNRIVREVGPMSLEAPAFPLTAEATQPLRGPAESTGSTDFTPLWSGQAPTLAREMPAGELVKSMVRETEAVLSRVRG is encoded by the coding sequence ATGAACTGGCAGGACCGCCGCCTTCTCGATCTTTTCGGCATCGAGCATCCCATCCTCCAGGCGCCAATGGCCGGCGTGACCTCGCCACAGATGGCTGTCGCGGCCTCCGAGGCCGGTGCGCTGGGCTCGATTGCGGGCGCGATGCTGACGCTGGATGGCCTGCGGCAGGAATTCCAGATGGTGAAGCAGGGCACGGCCAAGCCCTTCAACGTGAATTTCTTCGTGCACAAGCCGCCGACGGTCGATGCCGCGCGCGACGCGGCGTGGCGCAGGAAGCTCGCGGGATACTACGAGGAGTTGGGCGTGGCACCGGGCACCAAGGGACCGTCGCGCGCCGCCTTCGATGCCGCCGCCTGTGACCTGGTGCTGGAATTCATGCCCAAGGTGGCGAGCTTCCATTTCGGCCTGCCTGGGAAGACGCTGATGCAGCGCCTCAAGGCCGCCGGCATCGTCGTCATCGCTTCGGCGACGACGGCCGAGGAAGCAAGATGGCTCGAAGGCGAGGGCACCGATGCCGTCATCGCCCAGGGCGCCGAGGCGGGCGGCCATCGCGGCATGTTCCTCGACGACGATATCGCACGTCAGGCGGGCACGATGGCACTGGTGCCCCAGGTTGTCGACGCAGTGAAGGTTCCGGTGATCGCGGCTGGGGGCATCGGCGATGGCCGTGGCATCGCGGCGGCGCTGGCGCTGGGCGCGGCAGGCGCACAGATCGGGACGGCTTTCATGCTGTCGCCGGAAGCTCGAACGGGCGCGCTGCATCGCGCAGCGCTGAAGAAGGCGGGCGACAACAGCACGGTTCTCACCAACGTCTTCACCGGCCGGCCTGCGCGCGGCATCGTGAATCGGATCGTCCGCGAGGTGGGACCAATGAGCCTGGAGGCGCCGGCCTTTCCGCTGACGGCCGAGGCCACCCAGCCGCTGCGGGGGCCGGCCGAGTCCACAGGCTCGACCGACTTCACGCCGCTGTGGAGCGGGCAGGCGCCGACCTTGGCGCGCGAGATGCCGGCGGGCGAGCTGGTGAAGTCGATGGTGCGCGAAACCGAGGCCGTCCTCAGCCGCGTCCGCGGCTGA
- a CDS encoding arylsulfatase, which produces MAKNSIRRLLSAAALLVGISGGVVPTQAQTPAKPNILVIFGDDIGYWNISAYNRGMMGYRTPSIDRIAREGAIFTDYYGQQSCTAGRAAFITGQSPIRTGLLKVGLPGAPEGLSEKDPTIADLLKPQGYVTGQFGKNHLGDRNDFLPTVHGFDEFFGNLYHLNAEEEPENIDYPKDPTFKAKYGPRGVLKCVATATETPGEDPRFGKWGKQKCEDTGPLTKKRMETVDEEFVAASLDFIDRANRDKKPFFAWVNSSRMHIWTHLKPSSEGKTGLGVVADGMVEHDGQVGQLLKKLDDLKIADNTIVIYTTDNGAEVMSWPDGGTTPFRGEKNTNWEGGYRVPAMVRWPGLVKPGTEINEVFSAEDWLQTLLAAAGETDLAAKLKQGATFGAKSFKVHLDGYDQRELLKNGTGSARKEFFYWTDDGGLAGLRYDKWKLAFMEQRKHGFDVWQDPMVTLRVPKLFDLRADPFERADHEGMGYGRWRIDRIFLLVPAQVYVNNFIKTLVEFPPRQKPGSFNLEGVLNKLTAPPQGAN; this is translated from the coding sequence ATGGCAAAAAACTCGATCAGGCGGCTGTTGTCGGCGGCGGCGCTCCTCGTCGGCATCTCGGGCGGGGTGGTCCCGACACAGGCCCAGACCCCGGCCAAGCCCAACATCTTGGTCATCTTCGGTGACGACATCGGCTACTGGAACATCAGCGCCTATAACCGCGGCATGATGGGCTACCGCACGCCCAGCATCGACCGCATCGCCCGCGAAGGCGCGATCTTCACCGACTATTACGGCCAGCAATCCTGCACGGCGGGGCGCGCGGCCTTCATCACCGGCCAGTCGCCGATCCGGACCGGCCTGCTCAAGGTCGGCCTCCCCGGCGCTCCCGAGGGACTGTCGGAGAAGGATCCGACCATCGCCGACCTGCTGAAGCCGCAGGGCTACGTGACCGGGCAGTTCGGCAAGAACCATCTGGGCGACCGCAACGACTTTCTGCCGACCGTGCATGGCTTCGACGAGTTCTTCGGCAACCTCTACCACCTCAATGCCGAGGAGGAGCCCGAGAACATCGACTATCCCAAGGATCCGACCTTCAAGGCCAAGTACGGCCCGCGCGGCGTGCTGAAGTGCGTTGCCACGGCGACGGAAACCCCGGGCGAGGACCCGCGCTTCGGCAAGTGGGGCAAGCAGAAGTGCGAGGACACCGGTCCGCTCACAAAGAAGCGCATGGAGACGGTGGACGAGGAATTCGTTGCGGCGTCGCTCGACTTCATCGACCGCGCGAATCGCGACAAGAAGCCGTTCTTCGCCTGGGTCAATTCCTCGCGCATGCACATCTGGACGCACCTCAAGCCTTCGTCCGAGGGCAAGACCGGTCTCGGCGTCGTCGCCGACGGGATGGTCGAGCATGACGGGCAGGTCGGCCAACTCCTGAAGAAGCTCGACGACCTCAAGATCGCCGACAATACGATCGTGATCTACACGACCGACAACGGCGCCGAGGTCATGAGCTGGCCCGATGGCGGCACCACTCCGTTCCGCGGCGAGAAGAACACCAACTGGGAGGGCGGCTATCGCGTGCCCGCCATGGTGCGCTGGCCGGGCCTGGTAAAGCCCGGCACCGAGATCAACGAGGTCTTCTCGGCTGAGGACTGGCTGCAGACCCTGTTGGCCGCGGCTGGCGAGACGGATCTTGCGGCCAAGCTGAAGCAGGGCGCCACCTTCGGAGCCAAGAGCTTCAAGGTCCATCTCGACGGCTACGACCAGCGCGAGCTGCTGAAGAACGGCACCGGCAGCGCGCGAAAGGAGTTCTTCTACTGGACAGACGACGGCGGACTGGCGGGCCTCCGCTACGACAAGTGGAAGCTGGCCTTCATGGAGCAGCGCAAGCACGGGTTCGACGTCTGGCAGGATCCGATGGTGACCCTGCGCGTGCCGAAGCTGTTCGACCTCAGGGCCGATCCGTTCGAGCGCGCCGACCACGAGGGGATGGGCTACGGTCGCTGGCGCATCGATCGCATCTTCCTGCTGGTGCCGGCGCAGGTGTACGTGAACAATTTCATCAAGACGCTGGTTGAGTTCCCGCCGCGCCAGAAGCCCGGCTCGTTCAACCTCGAGGGCGTGCTTAACAAACTCACCGCTCCCCCGCAGGGCGCGAACTAG
- a CDS encoding formylglycine-generating enzyme family protein → MSHVTGAATSHPGMVRIPGGTFRMGSDHHYVEEKPVHTVTVSGFWMDETPVTNAQFRGFIEATGHVTWAEIDPDPKDYPGARPGMLKAGGLVFTPPSKPVDLVDWSQWWRFTFGATWRRPYGKGSHIGGLDEHPVVQIAYRDAEAYAKWAGKELPTEAEWEFAARGGLDGAEFAWGDELTPGGKHMANTWQGAFPHENTRADGFARTSPVKAYPANGYGLYDMIGNVWEWTTDWYAAKHAPDAAKACCVPENPRGATLEQSYDPRDPVRIARKVLKGGSHLCAPSYCKRYRPAARHAEQIDTTTSHVGFRCIVRG, encoded by the coding sequence ATGAGCCACGTTACCGGAGCCGCCACATCGCACCCCGGGATGGTCCGCATTCCCGGCGGCACGTTCCGCATGGGCTCAGACCATCACTATGTCGAGGAGAAGCCGGTTCACACCGTAACGGTGTCCGGTTTCTGGATGGACGAGACGCCTGTCACGAACGCGCAGTTCCGCGGGTTCATCGAGGCGACCGGCCACGTCACCTGGGCCGAGATCGACCCCGACCCGAAGGACTATCCCGGCGCACGTCCCGGGATGCTGAAGGCCGGCGGCCTCGTATTCACCCCGCCGTCGAAGCCCGTCGATCTCGTCGACTGGAGCCAGTGGTGGCGCTTCACCTTCGGGGCGACGTGGCGGCGGCCCTACGGCAAGGGCAGCCATATCGGCGGGCTCGACGAGCATCCGGTCGTGCAGATCGCCTATCGCGATGCCGAGGCCTATGCGAAGTGGGCCGGCAAGGAACTGCCGACGGAAGCCGAATGGGAGTTCGCCGCGCGCGGCGGGCTCGACGGCGCGGAGTTCGCCTGGGGTGACGAACTCACTCCCGGCGGCAAGCACATGGCCAACACCTGGCAGGGCGCTTTTCCACACGAGAACACCCGCGCCGACGGCTTCGCGCGCACCTCGCCCGTGAAGGCCTATCCGGCGAACGGTTACGGCCTGTACGACATGATCGGCAACGTCTGGGAATGGACGACCGACTGGTATGCTGCCAAGCACGCGCCCGATGCCGCCAAAGCCTGCTGCGTGCCGGAGAATCCGCGCGGTGCAACACTGGAACAGAGCTACGATCCGCGCGATCCCGTGCGCATCGCGCGCAAGGTGCTGAAGGGCGGCTCGCATCTTTGTGCCCCCAGCTACTGCAAGCGCTATCGCCCCGCGGCGCGCCACGCCGAGCAGATCGACACGACGACGAGCCATGTCGGCTTCAGGTGCATCGTGCGCGGATGA
- a CDS encoding TetR/AcrR family transcriptional regulator, which yields MPRQASSAPPVRGRPRDPRTRAAILIAARALLERGGLTAVTIEAIAQSAGVSRPTIYRYWPNAPAVAMAAFLETTGAAEASSKPRNALSALRAQLHALADAFAAPAGRSVAAMVAAAQSETELAKAFRNEFIARNRDATRALLERCVADKAIEPPEDIELTLDLVFGPLFYRLLMGHAPITRSFVDRLVDQVIRARCT from the coding sequence ATGCCTCGTCAAGCCTCCTCAGCCCCACCGGTCCGCGGCCGTCCCCGCGATCCGCGGACCCGTGCCGCCATCCTCATCGCAGCGCGGGCGTTGCTCGAGCGTGGCGGCCTGACAGCCGTCACCATCGAGGCGATCGCGCAGAGCGCCGGCGTGAGCCGTCCCACCATCTATCGCTACTGGCCGAACGCCCCCGCCGTGGCCATGGCGGCGTTCCTTGAGACGACTGGCGCCGCCGAGGCGTCCAGCAAGCCGCGAAACGCCCTCTCCGCCTTGCGCGCGCAGCTTCATGCGCTGGCAGATGCTTTCGCCGCGCCTGCCGGCCGAAGCGTCGCGGCCATGGTGGCGGCCGCCCAATCGGAGACCGAACTCGCCAAGGCTTTCCGCAACGAGTTCATCGCGCGCAACCGCGACGCTACCCGCGCTCTCCTGGAACGATGCGTAGCCGACAAGGCGATCGAGCCGCCGGAGGACATCGAGCTGACGCTCGACCTGGTGTTCGGTCCGCTTTTCTATCGCCTGCTGATGGGCCACGCGCCTATCACGCGGAGCTTCGTCGATCGGCTCGTAGACCAGGTCATCCGCGCACGATGCACCTGA
- a CDS encoding VOC family protein — protein sequence MTAKTAPAGQTVRAHMTVHDAKAAIDFYARAFGAVELFRLVEPAGRVGHAEIRIGDTVLMMNDEYPDFGARSPGAIGGSPVAFHIAVPDADEAVERAVAAGATLVRPVQDQFYGDRSGMIACPFGYRWFLAATKEVVSPEEMQKRWTEMLESGRA from the coding sequence ATGACCGCAAAGACCGCACCCGCGGGTCAGACTGTGCGGGCGCACATGACGGTGCACGACGCAAAAGCCGCGATCGATTTCTATGCCAGGGCCTTCGGCGCAGTGGAGTTGTTCCGGCTGGTCGAGCCGGCGGGCCGGGTCGGGCATGCCGAGATCCGTATCGGCGACACGGTGCTGATGATGAACGACGAATATCCTGACTTCGGGGCGAGGAGCCCGGGCGCCATCGGTGGTTCTCCCGTTGCGTTCCACATCGCCGTGCCCGACGCCGACGAAGCCGTCGAGCGCGCGGTTGCGGCAGGGGCGACCCTGGTGCGGCCTGTGCAGGACCAGTTCTACGGCGACCGCTCCGGCATGATTGCCTGCCCCTTTGGCTATCGCTGGTTCCTCGCCGCGACGAAGGAAGTCGTAAGTCCGGAAGAAATGCAGAAGCGCTGGACGGAAATGCTGGAGAGCGGCCGGGCCTAG
- the cutA gene encoding divalent-cation tolerance protein CutA → MSAIAVVTTVANRKDARSLARALVEAKLAACAQISRIESVYTWKGTVESGKEYRILFKTLDEHYAAVERAILDLHPYEVPAIHAFPMVHVSPAYAAWIEESVAV, encoded by the coding sequence ATGAGCGCCATCGCCGTCGTCACCACCGTCGCCAACCGCAAGGACGCCCGTTCGCTCGCGCGGGCCCTGGTCGAAGCGAAGCTCGCCGCTTGTGCGCAAATCTCCCGGATCGAAAGTGTCTACACCTGGAAAGGCACCGTCGAGAGCGGCAAGGAATATCGCATCCTCTTCAAGACGCTCGACGAGCACTACGCCGCCGTCGAGCGCGCGATCCTGGACCTGCATCCCTACGAGGTGCCTGCGATCCACGCTTTCCCGATGGTGCACGTCTCTCCGGCCTACGCCGCGTGGATCGAGGAGAGCGTGGCCGTCTAG
- a CDS encoding glutamine synthetase family protein, protein MTLVERAGLWNEERKAATREAERRMKAGEMSVVRLAFADQHGILRGKTIVASEVDAALKNGVGFTTTMLLKDTSHRTVFPVWQPGGGFGMKELEGAADVVMLPDPTTFRALPWAPHSGWMLCDIYFADGRPMPLCTRYILRRTLSTLGDRGYDFVAGLEVEFHLFKLEKAKLGVGDAGQPGEPPDVSLLNQGYQYLTEQRYDEMDPILEILRTNLVDLGLPLRSLEVEFGPSQVEFTFRTGAGLEPADTMVLFRSATKQIAQRNGFHATFMCRPRLANVMSSGWHLHQSLTDRKTHANAFVDTNETLSATGSHYMAGLLEHARAAAAFSTPTLNGYKRYRPFSLAPDRAIWGRDNRGVMVRVLGGPGDPATHLENRVGEPAANPYLYMASQIVCGLDGLDRKLDPGPSADKPYEALAPLLPRSLAEALAALRENHVLRAGLGDFFVDYYTRLKQAEIDRFELEVSDWEQREYFSLF, encoded by the coding sequence ATGACGCTGGTCGAACGCGCGGGCCTCTGGAACGAGGAACGCAAGGCCGCTACGCGCGAGGCCGAGCGGCGCATGAAGGCGGGCGAAATGTCCGTCGTACGCCTGGCCTTCGCCGACCAGCACGGCATCCTGCGCGGCAAGACGATCGTGGCGTCGGAAGTCGACGCGGCGCTGAAGAACGGCGTCGGCTTCACGACGACGATGCTGCTGAAGGACACGTCGCATCGGACGGTCTTCCCGGTCTGGCAGCCGGGCGGCGGCTTCGGCATGAAGGAGCTGGAGGGCGCGGCCGACGTGGTCATGCTGCCCGATCCCACGACCTTCCGCGCCCTGCCCTGGGCGCCGCACTCCGGCTGGATGCTGTGCGACATCTACTTCGCCGACGGCCGGCCGATGCCACTTTGCACCCGCTATATCCTGCGCAGGACGCTCTCGACCCTGGGAGATCGCGGCTACGATTTCGTCGCCGGCCTGGAAGTCGAGTTCCATCTGTTCAAGCTTGAGAAGGCGAAGCTGGGCGTCGGCGATGCCGGCCAGCCGGGCGAGCCGCCCGACGTGTCGCTGCTGAACCAGGGCTACCAGTACCTGACCGAGCAGCGCTACGACGAGATGGATCCGATCCTGGAGATCCTGCGCACCAATCTGGTCGATCTCGGCCTGCCGCTGCGCTCGCTCGAAGTCGAGTTCGGTCCAAGCCAGGTCGAGTTCACCTTCCGCACCGGCGCCGGCCTCGAGCCCGCCGACACGATGGTGCTGTTCCGCAGCGCCACCAAGCAGATCGCCCAGCGCAACGGCTTCCATGCCACCTTCATGTGCCGGCCGAGGCTCGCCAACGTCATGTCGAGCGGCTGGCACCTGCATCAGTCGCTGACCGACCGGAAGACGCACGCCAACGCCTTCGTCGACACCAACGAGACCCTGTCGGCGACCGGCAGCCACTACATGGCCGGCCTGCTCGAACATGCACGCGCCGCCGCCGCCTTCAGCACACCGACGCTCAACGGCTACAAACGCTATCGCCCCTTCTCGCTCGCGCCCGACCGCGCCATCTGGGGCCGCGACAATCGCGGCGTGATGGTGCGCGTGCTGGGCGGACCGGGCGATCCGGCGACGCATCTCGAGAACCGCGTCGGCGAGCCCGCCGCCAATCCCTACCTCTACATGGCGAGCCAGATCGTCTGCGGTCTCGACGGTCTCGACCGCAAGCTCGATCCCGGCCCCTCGGCCGACAAGCCCTACGAAGCCTTGGCGCCGCTGCTGCCGAGGTCGCTTGCCGAGGCGCTGGCGGCGCTCAGGGAGAACCACGTGCTGCGCGCCGGGCTCGGCGACTTCTTCGTCGACTACTACACGCGCCTCAAGCAGGCCGAGATCGACCGCTTCGAGCTGGAAGTCAGCGACTGGGAGCAGCGGGAGTATTTTTCGCTGTTCTGA
- a CDS encoding aromatic ring-hydroxylating dioxygenase subunit alpha, which yields MMSPEQNELMTRVGPGTRCGALMRHYWHPVALADELPAERPAKAVRVLGQDFVLFRDERGRHGLLDRDCPHRGADLAFGRLEDGGLRCLFHGWLFDVDGKCLETPAEPEGSVLCQRVRQRSYPVVVKNGIVFAYLGEGEAPAFPDFDCFLAPGTHAFAFKGLIECNWLQALEVGIDPAHASYLHRFYEDEDTGAAYGKQFRSASADSEIPMTRLLRDFPRPKLDVEATDYGLRLFALRKLNEQHTHVRVTNLVFPYAFVIPMSAEMTITQWHVPIDDTSCYWYAIFTSFGKPVDHAAMREQRLKLYQLPDYRPLIGRHNDYGYSVAEQKNQTFTGMGFDINVHDQWAVESQGRIQDRTREHLGTTDKAIVAYRRMLLSAIGQVGNGERPIMWLDCQRAATIRGPVAIDGMGPTEGWEAYWKDVDVRRRRSSSWAADTVPPLVA from the coding sequence ATGATGAGCCCCGAGCAGAACGAGCTGATGACCCGCGTCGGTCCGGGCACCCGGTGCGGCGCGTTGATGCGCCATTACTGGCATCCCGTGGCCCTCGCCGACGAGCTTCCCGCCGAACGGCCAGCCAAGGCGGTGCGCGTGCTGGGGCAGGATTTCGTGCTGTTCCGCGACGAGCGCGGCCGGCACGGCCTGCTCGACCGCGACTGCCCGCACCGCGGCGCCGATCTCGCCTTCGGCCGCCTCGAGGATGGCGGCCTTCGCTGCCTGTTCCATGGTTGGCTGTTCGACGTCGACGGCAAGTGCCTGGAGACGCCCGCCGAACCCGAGGGCAGCGTGCTCTGCCAGCGCGTCCGCCAGCGCAGCTATCCGGTCGTGGTGAAGAACGGCATCGTCTTCGCCTATCTCGGTGAAGGCGAAGCGCCCGCCTTCCCCGACTTCGACTGCTTTCTCGCGCCCGGTACGCACGCCTTTGCCTTCAAGGGACTGATCGAGTGCAACTGGCTGCAGGCGCTGGAGGTCGGCATCGACCCGGCGCACGCCTCCTACCTGCATCGCTTCTACGAGGACGAGGATACTGGCGCGGCCTACGGCAAGCAGTTCCGTTCCGCCTCCGCCGATTCCGAAATCCCGATGACCCGCCTGCTGCGCGACTTCCCCCGGCCCAAGCTCGATGTCGAGGCGACCGACTACGGCCTGCGCCTCTTCGCGCTGCGCAAGCTGAACGAGCAGCACACGCATGTGCGCGTCACCAACCTCGTCTTCCCCTACGCCTTCGTGATCCCGATGAGCGCGGAGATGACGATCACGCAGTGGCATGTGCCGATCGACGATACGAGCTGCTACTGGTACGCGATCTTCACCAGCTTCGGTAAGCCGGTCGACCATGCCGCGATGCGCGAGCAGCGGCTGAAGCTCTACCAGCTTCCCGACTATCGCCCGCTGATCGGCCGTCACAACGATTACGGCTACAGCGTCGCCGAACAGAAGAACCAGACCTTCACCGGCATGGGCTTCGACATCAACGTACACGACCAGTGGGCGGTCGAGAGCCAGGGCCGCATCCAGGACCGCACGCGCGAGCATCTCGGTACGACAGACAAGGCGATCGTCGCCTACCGCCGCATGCTGCTGTCGGCCATCGGCCAGGTCGGCAACGGCGAGCGGCCGATCATGTGGCTGGACTGCCAGCGCGCCGCCACGATCCGCGGTCCCGTCGCGATCGACGGGATGGGACCTACGGAAGGTTGGGAAGCCTACTGGAAGGACGTCGATGTGCGTCGCCGCCGCTCCTCGAGCTGGGCGGCAGACACTGTCCCTCCGCTGGTCGCGTAG